A window of the Nyctibius grandis isolate bNycGra1 chromosome 34 unlocalized genomic scaffold, bNycGra1.pri SUPER_34_unloc_1, whole genome shotgun sequence genome harbors these coding sequences:
- the LOC137676990 gene encoding olfactory receptor 14A16-like, whose translation MSNGSSITEFILLAFADIRELQLLHFSLFLGIYLAALLGNGLIITTVACNHHLHTPMYFFPLNLSLLDLGSISSTLPKSMANSLWDTKVISYAGCAAQVFLVVFFISAEYFLLTVMAYDRYVAICKPLHYKTLMGNRACVHMAAAAWASGFLNAVLHMAKSFSIPLCQGNAVDQFFCDVPQILKLSCSHSYLREVGLVMFSVFVFWWCFVFIVLSYVQIFRAVLRIPSQHGRHKAFSTCLPHLAVVSLFIITGTFAYLKPPSISSPSLDLVVAVLYVVLPPAVNPLIYSMRNQELKESIGKVIVISRMVVNTGKFSSALQE comes from the coding sequence ATGTCCAACGGCAGCTCCATCACCGAGTTCATCCTCCTGGCATTTGCAGACATAAGGgaactgcagctcttgcacttctctctcttcctgggcatctacctggctgccctcctgggaaaTGGCCTCATCATCACCACTGTAGCCTGCAACCACCACCTtcacacccccatgtacttcttccccctcaacctctccctccttgACCTAGGCTCCATCTCCAGCACTCTCCCCAAATCCATGGCCAACTCCCTCTGGGACACCAAGGTCATCTCCTATGCAGGATGTGCTGCCCAAGTCTTTCTGgttgtctttttcatttcagcagagtattttcttctcactgtcatggcctatgaccgctacgtggccatctgcaaacccctgcactatAAGACCCTGATGGGCAacagagcttgtgtccacatggcagcagctgcctgggccagTGGGTTTCTCAATGCTGTGCTGCACATGGCCAAGTCATTTTCCATACCTCTCTGCCAAGGCAATGCtgtggaccagttcttctgtgatgTCCCCcagatcctcaagctctcctgctcacactcCTACCTCAGGGAAGTTGGTCTTGTCATGTTTAgtgtttttgtattttggtggtgttttgttttcattgtgctgtcctacgtgcagatcttcagggctgtgctgaggatcccctctcaGCATGGacggcacaaagccttttccacgtgcctccctcacctggccgtGGTCTCCCTGTTTATAATCACAGGCACATTTGCTTATTTGAAGCCCCCCTCCATATCCTCTCCATCCCTGGACCTGGTGGTGGCAGTTCTGTATGTGGTGttgcctccagcagtgaaccccctcatctacagcatgaggaaccagGAGCTCAAGGAGTCCATCGGGAAAGTTATAGTTATTTCAAGGATGGTTGTCAA